TGGAGCTTGTTGGAGAGAAATCGAGACATTCTTTACATGAGAACATGCATCTCATCACAGTTCCTCTTCAGGTTATTTGGGGGGAAAATGACCAGGTACAACATTCGTGGACGGGTGTGTAACAGAACTACAATTCTTTTCTTTACGTTTATGCTTTGACAGCATTTGTTTGTTGTACTGCAGGTGCTGGATGTGTCTGGGGCTTCTGTTCTCGCCGAGGCCGTCCCCGGTTGTCAAGTTCATCTCCTAGATAACTGTGGTCACACAGTAGTGATGGAACGACCCAGAAAATCCGCCCAGCTCATCATGGACTTTATTGTCGCACAACAGAACGCAAGCAACAGCACAAAGAAACTTTCCTAAAACTGGACTGTATGTGATGTCGGGTTGAATTCAAGTTTAAGCTCTGTGCTTCTCACAGTAGGTTGGTAGAGGTCGTTGTGCGGCTCTGACCCTTTTTACCTTGAACCGTGACATTTAATCGATGAGTGACCATGAATACAGTTTATATACTGAAAGTTGTTTCGGATGAAAGCGTCTTACAAATACCAATATGTCATTTTCCAGATTTGTAAATAATCAAAGCTATTTTTTTAGCGAATGCTCAGGGACGTTGAGTTGACAAGCACTTCAGATGCTATGCAGTTACTGCTCAGTGTGACTGCGGACTGTAGTTATGTGAACTTTAAATAGAAACGtagaaacatttgtgtttattacaagagacatttctcatttttctcTGACGTGTGACGGTTATAGCGAGCAACCTACCTAGACAGCACTTTTGGGCATTTAAGGCCATATCAGAAGAAAAGAATCAAACattttaaggaatagttcacccaaaactaaaaatgtgaCTCATCATATGGTATGATATTTCATCAGGAGCGACACAGAAACCAATGATTTAAAGTTTGACGTGCCGCCATATTTAGTGCgacatttgttttgatttcagtttcactaaataagctcaaaatatcAATGGTTTCCTCGCACAAACGTGTTGTTTTGCTTCGGTAGACGTTAATTAACCATATAGAATGAACcatataatcatttttatatttggtttTACTTTTCCTTTAAACGTGATGCCCAGAATATCTCTAGATTTGAGAGCTTCAGTGTCCTGTGGTTGAGTGTTTATCTTCAATTTTATGAACAATAGTTTTAATGGTGTTACACACACATAACTTTGTCTTAAAGAACTTTTAAAAGATCTTTTCAGTATTTTGTATGAATCATGTTCCAGATTTGTCTGTACACAAAACTATTGAACAAGTGTTATCTACATATTTTGGAAGTTGTGCAAacacgttttttattatttatttgactagtTGTCAAATAAACTGGTgactaaaacaaaacatatcatTGAAATGTTctcagtgtttttcttttgtctgtGTAGGTGCAGTTTCCACAGCCTTAAAACACAAGAAACTCTGTGACGTTATttcgttttatttcattcagtGATAATGTATCACAACATGACGTTTGAAGAATTCTTCAAATCACACAGGAACTTACAACAGAACGTGGTTCATATGATGAACTAACATCTTTATAAAAGACAGTCGTATTTGCACCGTGTTACGGACATTACAATATCATGATAACAATGTATCACATTTtcaataaatcatataaacaatCCCTCACAGAGGTAGAATCAAATATTCAATGTTGATCTTTCGActgaaacacaaacatcttCAGATCTCAGTCATCAACATAACCTTAAAAGTATATTCAGAACACAACATCTGAAATCATTGAGTCTTCTTAGAAGTCAAAAACTTTATACTtcacagtatatactgtaaatatttttaccACCTGAAAACAATTATTCTACCAATttcctcaaaaatgaaaatcaatgtAGACAAACtacttcatttaaaaaatgaaaacaatgtattttttcCTTAATAGAAATTGTTTCAATTAATATCTGCCTTCATTAAAgcaaattaatctgattaaatGTTAATCAAATCACAAATTAAAGatttcattattaataatatgtcCATGACTTTCATAGTATTCTTAAGGACAAAGATAAACTACAAAAAGCATTtcacaaaaaatgcaaaaaaaaaatagttttgtggCAAAATGTTTAGAATACTATTGTAATGTTCTTTGAATATTGAGTCTTCATAGAAGACAGAATCCTCAGTGTACTATTACAGTACAAATATCTTCTCCAAACTGGATCTGATGATCAATCTTTTCTCAAAAAGAGAAATTCAAAAGTGAAATTGTTCATGTTGTCTAATGTAGAGTTTCAATGTGTTATCGGTTGTGTCTACCAGGGCCTCCAGATGGCGCTCTTGTTGACATTCATCTCTTTGTTGAAGGTGTGGTGGTGTGTGGAGCTCAGCGGAGGCAGGACACTTTCTCTCCTGATCTGTTCAGATGGTGTCTGCAGGTTCTGGAAGTGCTCCAGCAGTCTTCTCTGGCTCTGTGTCTTCTGTGTGTCATGTTCGGACAGAAAGTGCACAATGTCGTGGACACACCTGGAGAAGCCTTGATTGACAGCATGTGAACTGGAGTCCAGAACAGACTGCTGGTGTGTCAGGAAGCTGACTGTCATCTCCAGTATATCTGCTTTCTCCAGCTTGGAATCAGACTGCTGCTTGAGGAACTGTGGATCCAGAAGAGCCTTGAGCTGCTCGATGCTTCTGTTGATACGATCTCTGCGCATCTTCTCCACGATTGGCTTTCTCAGctgaaaacagaaatgaaaagaCGTTAAGTGACTTTGTCTTAGGAAACACGTGAGAGGTGCTAAAGTCATGTCGATGTAAGCAGGTGCTGAATGTACCTTGTTGTTGAGATGGAGATGCTCGTCTGAGATGATTGTAGGTGTCATGTCTGTATCTCTGTGCTGTAGATCTCTGTGTAGAGCGAGTCTGATTTGCACTGCCTGCAGCTCCTCTATTTATACTCCCAAATCTCCATATGAATGTGTGGAGCTTGAGCTCGCTGGACTTTCTCACACTTTCTAGCCAATGGAAGAGCTGGGACAGACAATGAGGAATGTGGGGCCGCCCAATTCAGAGGTCTTCGTCATTGTCTTGGActccagatgtgtgtgtgtgtgtgtgtgagtgagtgagagagagagagtgagtgtgtgtgtgtgtgctgttcaGTGTGAGTAAAGATCTCATGTGAGGTTCCCACACTGACTCTCTGTCTTCACatcaatgaaacacaaaagcatCCAGAGTCCTGAATGGAGCATTAGTGACGGCTGAAGACTCTGTTCTACCTGACGTCATCAACCATCTGGAGGGAAACGTCATAACGCTGAACATGCCATGACTTAATGCACAGCATATTTTAATTCAGCATATTATTGATTTTTACTGAACATTATATTCAATAACTGAACAAAATATTAGTGTAAAACGTTAAGAAGACCTGTAgacaaataatttgccttaataCCACATGCTAAATTTTTAATTCCAAGcatacattttccatttttataaagtttatgATGCgtgaaaagaaacaaatgttAATATTGAAATGTTGTTCATGGGAAGAAGTTGATCAGTTTTGTCAAGCTCATGTGTGTAAATTTCCATAAGTGTGTCAAGtctcttgtgtgtttgtgtgttaaatatTGAGGTTGTTTGGGGGGTTTAAGATGCTAATGACACTAGAAGTGAGATCCTGTTCTCCAGAGCTTTCCCACACACAACAATAGAAGTGTGTCTATTCATATGATAATGAAGCTTAAGATGAGCAGCTCCAACAAGATCCATCAGGAGATGATTCACTGTCTCTTCAAGAACACATAGATTTTTACTTAAACTGAAGCATTTAGAGATCATCACATTATCTTCTTCATATAAGAGATTTTTGctgatatatttacatattgagACTTTTTTTGCTTTGTATGTATTTATGGTGGTTTCACTCAACATGAtcaaaatcattaaatcatatGAATGTTTTATATCCTTGCTTAGTCTGATCAGGGTttgcatatttttgtgttttgtttctctctctttgagTTTGAGCAGTTAATGAGTTAATTGATGTGGGTTGAGTTTATTAGTTCTTTAATCCAAATAAGGGGTTGAGGTGAAGTTTTGTTTTTTGGTGGGTGACGTTTAGTCTGTGGGTCTGGTCTTAAAAGGAAGAGAGGTCCTGAACTTTCAATAAGAACTGAAAAAATTGTTGAAGTGatctgattttatttttaagattttaaaaatcACACAACAGTCTCTTTAAAATTGACCAAAGTGCATGAAACCAAAACGTTTATTTAGTCACACTAATTTATCtccacccataaatgaaaaatatttcaaatagtGGATATAATAAAATTTGATGCTTCATTTGATGATCAATGTAATGTTTCAATGACACTTCTGGGCCGTTTTCACACCTGTtggaaatgtaataaaacagaACGGGTTGTCAACAACAGAAAATGCACTTTAAGTTTTGACCACAGAAATCATTGTCATTTACAAATTAACAGTTTTAGAGTTCAGTTATGTGACATTCTACCTGAGAAGACTGAATCATTGCAGTACAATTACAATACAAATATCTTAACCAAACTGGAACTAAATGCCTCACAAACACGCATCATGGTTTCTAACAGATATGTGAAGTGGTTCATGTCAGACACACTGATCCTCCTGCTGGAGTCACAGAGACAAACAGCTTCACACACTTCTGTATTCATCACGTTCAGTCACTCACACACAACAGAAGTGTGTCTGTTCTCACACACTCCATCAGCTGTGCTTTAAATCTACAGCAACGTTCTGTTATTACATGTTAAAgttgtttttcagaaaaataATCTCTCTCCTAGAACTTgacattttaagaaataaaatagaCTAATTGAAATACATGAATAAACTATGCCTGGTAaggtttatttatatacattcaTAGATATTTTAATTATTCTTGACAATAATGCAGAGAAGAAAAATTTCTGTTTGAATGATTAAAGTACATTCAAACTattacacacacgcgcacacacagacgtgTAGATAAACATATGTGTATCTTGTGTTGTTTAAAGAGTAGACTTAATTAGGAtcttaaaaatcacatttttcagTCTGTCAAATTTtttcacgcgc
This portion of the Triplophysa rosa linkage group LG20, Trosa_1v2, whole genome shotgun sequence genome encodes:
- the LOC130571608 gene encoding transcription factor HES-5-like, which encodes MTPTIISDEHLHLNNKLRKPIVEKMRRDRINRSIEQLKALLDPQFLKQQSDSKLEKADILEMTVSFLTHQQSVLDSSSHAVNQGFSRCVHDIVHFLSEHDTQKTQSQRRLLEHFQNLQTPSEQIRRESVLPPLSSTHHHTFNKEMNVNKSAIWRPW